The DNA segment GCGCGTTCCGACACCTCCGAGATGCCCGCACCGCTCTCGGTTGCGCCTTGACCGGCCCTCTGGCCCTCGCTCGCCTCTCGCCCTGACGCCGCCTTGGGCGTGCAGAGGCGCTTGAATTTCCTATCCGTAACTACCTTGACACCTGCCGCCTGGGGTCTCAGGACGCCGGCTTGATCTTCATCTCGGCGAAGCGCTCGGCGTACTCCTTCACCTTCTGCTTCATCACCTCGCGCAACGGGTGGGTGTTGTTGATCACCTGCAAGAGCCGCTCGCTGTCGAGCGCTGAACGCCCGTCGACGAAGGCTTGCTCGATGGCTTCCTTGACCACGGATTCGATGTCGGCCCCCGAATAGCCCTCGGTGGCCTGGGCCAGTCGGTCGAGCTGGATCTTGGCCGAAAGCTTGCCGCGCTTCTGGAGATGGACGCGGAAGATCTCGACGCGCTCCTCGCGGTCGGGGAAGTCGACGTAGAAGATCTCGTCGAAGCGGCCCTTGCGCAGCAGCTCGGGCGGCAAGGCCGAGATGTCGTTGGCGGTGGCGATGACGAACACCTGCTTGGTCTTGTCCTGCATCCAGGTCAGGAAGTAGCCGAACAGTCGGGTGGCGACCTCGGAGCCGGCGCCGCCGGCGCCGATGCCGACGAAGGCCTTTTCGACCTCGTCGACCCACAGCACGCAGGGGCTGACGGCTTCGGCGACCTGGATGGCGCGGCGCATGTTGCCTTCGCTTTCGCCGACGTACTTGCCCATCAGCGAGCCCATGTCGAGCTTGAGCAGCGGCAGCTTGAAGAGTGCGGCGGTGGCCTTGGCGGTCAGGGATTTGCCGCAGCCGGGCATGCCGACGATCATCACGCCCTTGGGCGGCTCGATGCCGAAGGCGCGCGCGGCGGGCCAGTCAGCCATGACCCTGGCCTTCTGGTTCAGCCAGTCCTTGAGCCGGCGGAGTCCGCCGATCCCCTCCAGGCGCTCGCTGACCGTGAGCATTTCGAGGGTGCCGCTCTTGCGGATGATCTGGGCTTTTTCGGTCAGTACGAGGTCGAGGTCTTCAAGTCCGATGTTGCCGTCGCGCTGGAAGCCGCGATTGATCAACTGGCCGATCTCATAGCGGGTCAAGCCCTGCAGGGCCGGCGCCATCGTCGCGATGGCGTCGGCGTCGGTGCTCAAGCCGTAGGCTTGTACGTAGTCGGTGACGAGTTGGCGGATGGTCGCTTCGTCGGGCAGCGGCATCTCGAACAGGGTGATGAACTTGTCCAGTTCGGGCGGCAGGAAAAGCTGCGAGGACAGCAGGAAGACCGTCACCGCCGCGTCGCTGTCGGCCAGTACGCGATTGACCAGGGCTTTGAGTCGGGCCACCGCCAGCGGTTGATCGCGCAGTCCGAGATGGGCGTCGCGGATGACGATGACATGGTCGTTGAGGGCGTCCCAGTCGAGCAGGGTGTCGAGCGCCGTGGCCAGATCGCACCAGTCGGTCTGGGGTCGCTTGGTGGCGAAATCGACCAGGCCGCGCGCCATGTTCCATTCCAGGATCTTGCGATCCTCGGCCAGCTCGCGGATCAGCGCATCGGCCTCGGCTTCCTCGTAGGTGAGCAGATAGAGAATCGGGTAATGGGATTCGACGTGGGCGCGGAGGCTGTCTTGGAGTGATTGGGTCATGGTGATTTATCTCAAAAAGATAATAATAAAAGCTTTTTGAATTACAGTTTAAAATTACTCATTTTGCGGACTAAGCGCATATAAATATACTCTTCATTGCCATCTTTCTTACTACAAAAACCACCAAATCTTCCACTATCGAAGCTGACTGCCGCTACAGCACGATCCGGATTGTCGGCGTCGGACGAAGACGCCCAAAAAAAAGCATCAATCGGTGAATTTGGGAATGCTATTGGATCAATAGTTGGCTTAAGATAATCGCCTTGACAATCTTCCCCCGTATCATTCCACATCTTAGGCTGACAGCTAGAGCAATATACAAGGGTTTTCAGCTCATCAATGGAAGGTAGCCGCCAGTCACGATGTCCAGCATAGCCGCCCTGTCTGTTGAGTTCATCAGTCGCGCTATTTGCCTGATCCCAGTTGTATCTTTCCGCTTCTCCGGTACAAGAATTGTTCTCCCAGGCTTGTCCTAATGAAAAGCGCATCCATTGCAAGTTAGTGTCAACATCCAATACCGTTCCATCACCCAAGTCTCCATAACGACCATTGATAAGATTAAGAATCTCGCACGAATTAAAGATCAGTACACCATTTTTCGATTTTAATATCAATTCCGCGCCTTCCAAACTAGACGAATCGATAGCCAGGAAGCAATTCGTAAACAGTTTTCGCTCGCCAGGTTTAATCGGCAACACATCCGCAAGTTTGATAACTTTTTTGCCCTCTTCGCTTTGCTTAACTGCGTCGAAAATATTCAAATCGCATGTCGGCGTTGGGTTGTTAAGCACAGCCGCAATCACCGTATCATCGGCTTCGATGCCAAACACCGCGCACAACCCCTTGAGCAGCGCCGGATCTTTCGCGCCCTCCAGCGCCTTGACCGCCTCCAACTCATCCTGCAACTTCCGGGAAAACAGCCACTTCGCCAGCAGGCCGCTACGAAAATGATCGAGGATTTCAGGAGTGAAATGCTCACGCAATTCTTCGACGTTTTTGACTCTTACGCCATCAATAGGCAGATCGAACTTGATGAGTTTCATGAGTGAATCCCGTTAATCCCGTTAATTGTTGATGCCTTGATCATAAAGATCGCGCACCATCTGCGGATGCGAGAACAGCAGTTTGTCGCCGGCATCGTGCGTGTTTATGGACTATGCGAACAACTTCAATGGGTTCAGCTTGCTGAGCACGGCCGCGCCAGCCTCCTTGAGTCCGCCGGTCAGCGTCTTGAGCATGCTTGCTGCCGTTTTGGCCAGGACCTTCCCGCCGGCATAGAGCGCATTGCCGATCGGGCTGCCGGCCATGCCCCCCGCCACGCCGCCGACAAAGCCCCCGACCAGCGCCCCCACAGGCCCGAACACCACGCCGATGGCCGCGCCCTTGGTCATCCCGAGTCCCGCGCCGACGAGTCCGCCCAACGCACTGCTGCTGACCGTGCCCATTGCATCCAGCGCTTCCGGCCCGGTCAACTCCCCCTTGCCGAGCTTGTACAGGATCTTCGCGTTCTCCAGACCAATGTAAACCGCACTGGTGATCCGGCCGGCCGGAGTGCCCTTGAGCACCGTCCCGAGCAACCCGTTCTTGGCCGCGACGACGACCGCCCCGGACACTGCGACCTGCACGCCGACATGCTTGCTGCTCTTGATGGAGCTCTGGAAAAACTCCTTCAGATCCTCACTGGGCGGCGGATTCTCACGTCCCTGGAGCCGGTTCCAGACCCGCCGCCCGAGAATGCGCGCCCCTTGCAGCCCCGCCGCGACGGTCGCGCCGATAAGCGCCTGCTTGCCGATGCCCTTGACGATGTTGATCCGGTTGACGTCGTTCCATTCGTACTGGCGCAGCTCCTGCTCTTTCTGCGCCTTGTAGCGCATGGTCGCCAGCTCCTCACGGGTCGGCATCGCCACCTTGACGCCATCGACCTCCAGCGTGCTCGTCACCTTCAGATCCGGAAACTCGCTTTGCACCCGGGCGACCTGATCCTCATGCACCAGCAGGGTCGTGCCTTTGGGATAGTCGTGCCGGCGCAGGTTCTGGATGAGATTGTCGGTGTTGGCGTAGGTCTTGACCTGGACGTTGGGGATGACCTCGCCGCTCGCGTTGCGCAGGACCAGATCCGGCGAGTTGTAGCCGGTGCTCCCGACGACCTCGGCACGGACGCCGGAGTGGCTGGCCTGGGCGTTGAGATTGAAGCGGTTGGCGACCTCGGCCTCGGCCATGAAACCGTGCAGGGTCTCGCCTTGGCTGATGTGCCCCGCGCGTGTCGTCACCGCGTCGCGGAAGCGCTGATTGGCCTCGCCAAGCGCCTGGTCGATCCGCCCGGCATAGTCGCCGACCTGGGCCACACCCGCGATCCCGGCGCCTTCCTGGATGCGCCTGGCCAGCCAGCTCTCGCGGCTTTTGCCCCGGTCGAGATGTGCCTGGAGCGAAGCCCGAGCGGCATTGGACGCCTCCACCGTGGCGATGATATCGCGGGCGGTGGATTCGAGCTCGGCCTCGTCGCGCCACAGGGTCGGATACCGGCGAAACTCCGCCGTCAGCCACTCATCGAGCGCCTGCCGATCTTTGTTCTGCTCATAGGAAGTCACGAAGCGGGTGATGAGTGCGCCGGTCTGCTCGGCGTTGGCTTCGCCGCCGAACGCCTCCTCGGCGATCCGGTCGGCTTGTCGGTCGTCCTGGTCCTCCGGGGCGCGGAGATCCAGATCCTGAGGGTCGGACGCGGAATCGAGATGCGACTGGGTCATGGAATTTGTCCTTTCGTCATGATGGCGTGTCTGTCGTGGAGCGATACCGGCACGGATCGCGCATTGTATCGTCAACGAAATAAGCGGTGCGACCGGTCGCCAGGGGCGCTCGAACCACATCGGCAAGGAGTATCGCCCAGCGATGCGATAGTCTGTGTCGCGAAAGCGCCCTTGACTTATGGGCACCTCGCAAAATCCCCGTGGTAAAATCTTGGGCGTCAGACACCTTCGAGCTGACGCCAGAGGCCGTCGCCGCCATCGCTACCATGGCGTGCTCGCGCCAAACGCGCTGCTGCGTGCGGCCGCCATCGCCTTCGGGCCTGAGGTGGCGGACGCAACAGGCTCACCGACCGCAGTCAGGTCGCCGCCCCGGGCGCCGACCTCCAATGCCCGCTCGCCGGCGCGCGATCTCGCCCGCACGCGGACCGCCCGCCTGGGCGAGGCGCCCGAGCCGATGCCGGACTGGAGCCTCCTCCAGCAGCCCGAGCCCGACGTCGAATTTGATCAGCGCGTCTCCCGGTAGCCGCCTTCCTCTGCCACAGAGGGTGCCGCCCCCTGATCTCACGCCTGCCCGCTGCGCCTCAAATCTCCTCCCAAACCCCGCCGAAGCGCGTTCCGACACCTTCGAGATGCCCGCACCGTTCTCGGTTGCGCCTTGACCGGCCCTCTGGCCCTCGCTCGCCTCTCGCCCTGACGCCGCCTTGGGCGTGCAGAGGCGCTTGAATTTCCTATCCGCGCGGCTTGACGGGAAACAAGATGCGAATCAATGGACACATGGATGGTCACTGGTGAAACGTAAAGCATGGAGATCAATCGCCGCCAGAACGCCCATGGCGATGCGGCCCGGTCGCTCGCCGATGCCGGTGACCTCGGCCAGATCGCCGCGCGGATCGACCTCGACGATCTTGGTGCCACGCGCCACCATGACCCGGTCATGCGTCAAGCCGCGCAGGCACCCGTTGAGCGGGGCGCGCAGCACGCTCGCACCGATATGGGCGACGACCTCTCCGCGCTCAACCGGAGCGCCGATGGCGCGATCAGTCTCGAAGAGACCAGCGACCGGAGCGTAAAGATAGCGATCACGGGCATGTCCAGCGATGGGTCGCGGCTCCCCGGCGAGGTCGCGTGTCGGTCCTTGCTCAAATGAGTCGTCCGAGATCCTCGCCCCAAGCGGTCTCCACTGCCAGGTGCACCTGGCCACCCGCGATGAAGCCCGGCCCGAGACCGATGGTCAGCGGGGCCGGATGCCGTTGATCCTCGGGAACCTGGCGCTTGCGCATACGCGCATCGACCAGGATCGCGGGCCTGAGTCGCACGAGCACCAGGGGTCGATTCGCCATGGATTTCAGTCCATCAAAGCTACCGTCTTCACCTGTGCGAAGACCGACAGCCCGACCTGCAGGCCCAGGCGGTTAGCCGAGAGGCGGGTGATGCGGGCCAGCAGGGTGGTGTCCTGGGCCTCGCCGAGCGCGAGCTTGACCAGCACCTGGGCCGGCTCGATCTCCCGCAGTTCCTGAATACGCGCGGGCAGGATGTTGAGAATGGTCGAGCTGGTGGGCTCGACGAGGGCGAGACTGACATCGCGGGCATGGATGCGCACCCGTACCCGCGCCCCCAGCGGACGTTGCAGACGGCCGAGCCACAGGTGTCCGCCGGCAAAGGTGACACGGGTCAGGGCATCCTCGTCGTCGTGGCCGGCGACGGTGCATTCGATGAGGGTACTGGCCCCCTGGTCCTGGGCGAGCGCCAGATCCAGCCGGCTGAACACCTCCGTCACCGTGCCCTGGGCACGCACCCGGCCCTGCTCCAGCAGCACCACGGTATCGGCCAGGCGGGCGACCTCGTCGGGCGCGTGGCTGACATAGAGCACCGGAATGTCGAGCGCGTCGTGCAGCCGCTCCAGATAGGGCAGGATCTCCTGCTTGCGCTTGAGATCGAGCGCGGCGAGCGGCTCGTCCATCAGCAGCAGCTTGGGATGCAGCGCCAGCGCACGGGCAATGGCGACCCGCTGACGCTCGCCGCCGGAGAGCTGATGCGGGCGACGGTCGAGCAGATGGGCGATGCCGAGCAGCTCGACCGCCTGCTCCAGCGCCTGCCGGTCCATCGCGTTACCGACCCGCTTCATTCCATAGGCTAGATTGCCGCGTGCGGTCAGATGGGGAAAGAGGCTCGCCTCCTGAAACACATAGCCCAAGGGGCGCTGGTGGGTGGGCCGAAAGGTCTCGCCCTCCTGCCAGACCTCGCCATTGACCGTCAGATGGCCATCGCGGACCTGGATCAGCCCGGCGATCAGCCGCAGCAGCGTGGTCTTGCCCGAACCGGAGTGACCGAACAGGGCGGTGACCCCGCGCCCCGGCAGGTCGAGTTCCACGGCAAGCGAGAACTCCGGATAGTCGAGCTGGAAACGCGCCTGGATACGGCTCATGTCAGGACCATTTCTTGGTATTGGGTCGCCAGGCATAGAGCGCCAGCAGCACCAGGAAGGAGAAGATCAGCATCACCGCCGCGAGCCGGTGGGCGGCGGCATATTCCAGGGCCTCGACGTGATCGTAGATCTGCACCGAGGCGACGCGCGTCTCGCCCGGCAGGTTGCCGCCGATCATGAGCACCACGCCGAACTCGCCGACGGTGTGGGCGAAGGTGAGGATGGCGGCGGTCAGGAAGCCCGGCAGGGCCAGCGGCACCACCACCGTGAAGAAGGCATCGAGCGGCGAGGCGCGCAGCGTGGCCGCGACCTCCAGCGGTCGCTCGCCGATCGACTCGAAGGCGTTTTGCAGCGGCTGCACCATGAAGGGCAGCGAGTAGAACGCCGAGGCCACCACCAGCCCCCAGAAGGTAAAGGGCAAGAGACCGATGCCAAGCGCCTGGGTCAGGTGCCCGACCGGACCCTGCGGCCCCATCGCCAGGAGCAGATAGAAGCCCAGCACCGAGGGCGGCAGCACCAGCGGCAGGGCCACTACGGCGCCGAGCGGTCCCTTCGACCAGTGACGGGTACGCGCCAGCCACCAGGCGATGGGCGTGCCCACCACCAGCAGGATCAGCGTCACGATGCCGGCCAACCGGACGGTCAGTCCGATGGCTTGCAGATCGCTGTCGGTCAACAACATGGCATCCTCTCGAATCAGTGGTTGTGCTGAAAGGTCTTGAAGGCGGAGATCAGCAGGATCGCGCCAAGCAGGGTCGTGAGCAGATGCGCCGGCACCCAGCCGAGCAGCAGTCCGCCGAGCAGCGCGCCGAGGACCGACCCCGCCGCCATGGTGCCGAACAGGGTCCGCTCGCGTCCCAGGACGGCGAAGGCGTCCGCACGGCTGTAGCGGGCGAAGCCGACGAGCATGGTCGGCAGACTGACGGCCAGCGAGAGGCTGCCGGCGAGTTTGATGTCCAGCCCGTAGAGCAGCACGATGGTCGGGATCAGCAGCTCGCCACCCGCCACACCCAGCAGGGCGGCCACCATGCCGATGCCGAATCCGGCGGCAAGCCCCAGGAGCAGGCGCAGCCAGCCCGCCTCGACCAGTACCGCCGCGCCGTCGCCGAGTCCGAGCCAGGCCTCGGAGAGCAGCAGCAGGGCGAGTCCCACCAGCAGCACCAGGACGACGCGATCGAGCCAGCGGCGCGACATCGTCATCGCATGACCCGCCGCCCACCAGGCGCCGATCAGGCTGCCGGCCAGTAGGTTGATGGCCACCCCGGCATGGGTCAGCATCTGCCCGACCGGGATGCTGTCCAGGCGTGCGACCAAGGCGACGGCTACCACCACCAGGCTCATCGCCTTGTTGAAGATGATGGCCTCCAGGGTCGGGAGCCCGAACCATCCCACCAGGACGGGCAGTCGAAACTCGGCTCCGCCCAGACCGATGAGCCCGCCGAGGGTGCCGATGAGTCCGCCGGCCAGGAAGCCCTGGCCGGTGCGGATCGGTTGACTGGAGGCGGCAGCCATCAAGGCGCGATGGTCTCGCCGGGCAGCACGAACCCGTAATGGGTCATGATCCGGCGCGACTCGGGACCGCTCATGTAGTCGGCGAACGACTTGGCGAGCGCGTTATTGGCCGCCCGCTCGGTGATGATGAAGCCCTGCTCCAGCGGCTCATGCAAATCGTCCGGAATCAACCAGTAACCGCCCTTGTCGGCCGGCTCCGGGTTGAGCGCCAGCGAGAGCGCGATGATGCCGACCTGGGCATTGCCGGTCTGCACGAACTGGGCGGTGTGGGCGATGTTCTCGCCGTAGACCAGCTTGGGCTCGATCTTGTCCCAGAGCCCGGCGGAGCGCAGCGCCTCTTCGGCGCGCTTGCCGTAAGGGGCGTGCTTGGGATTGGCGATGGCGACGCGGGTGATGGCGGGATCGGTCAGGCTCTCCAGCGTCATCTGGCCGGCGTCCAGACTGG comes from the Allochromatium tepidum genome and includes:
- a CDS encoding AAA family ATPase yields the protein MTQSLQDSLRAHVESHYPILYLLTYEEAEADALIRELAEDRKILEWNMARGLVDFATKRPQTDWCDLATALDTLLDWDALNDHVIVIRDAHLGLRDQPLAVARLKALVNRVLADSDAAVTVFLLSSQLFLPPELDKFITLFEMPLPDEATIRQLVTDYVQAYGLSTDADAIATMAPALQGLTRYEIGQLINRGFQRDGNIGLEDLDLVLTEKAQIIRKSGTLEMLTVSERLEGIGGLRRLKDWLNQKARVMADWPAARAFGIEPPKGVMIVGMPGCGKSLTAKATAALFKLPLLKLDMGSLMGKYVGESEGNMRRAIQVAEAVSPCVLWVDEVEKAFVGIGAGGAGSEVATRLFGYFLTWMQDKTKQVFVIATANDISALPPELLRKGRFDEIFYVDFPDREERVEIFRVHLQKRGKLSAKIQLDRLAQATEGYSGADIESVVKEAIEQAFVDGRSALDSERLLQVINNTHPLREVMKQKVKEYAERFAEMKIKPAS
- a CDS encoding DUF1566 domain-containing protein, with the translated sequence MKLIKFDLPIDGVRVKNVEELREHFTPEILDHFRSGLLAKWLFSRKLQDELEAVKALEGAKDPALLKGLCAVFGIEADDTVIAAVLNNPTPTCDLNIFDAVKQSEEGKKVIKLADVLPIKPGERKLFTNCFLAIDSSSLEGAELILKSKNGVLIFNSCEILNLINGRYGDLGDGTVLDVDTNLQWMRFSLGQAWENNSCTGEAERYNWDQANSATDELNRQGGYAGHRDWRLPSIDELKTLVYCSSCQPKMWNDTGEDCQGDYLKPTIDPIAFPNSPIDAFFWASSSDADNPDRAVAAVSFDSGRFGGFCSKKDGNEEYIYMRLVRKMSNFKL
- the modC gene encoding molybdenum ABC transporter ATP-binding protein; protein product: MSRIQARFQLDYPEFSLAVELDLPGRGVTALFGHSGSGKTTLLRLIAGLIQVRDGHLTVNGEVWQEGETFRPTHQRPLGYVFQEASLFPHLTARGNLAYGMKRVGNAMDRQALEQAVELLGIAHLLDRRPHQLSGGERQRVAIARALALHPKLLLMDEPLAALDLKRKQEILPYLERLHDALDIPVLYVSHAPDEVARLADTVVLLEQGRVRAQGTVTEVFSRLDLALAQDQGASTLIECTVAGHDDEDALTRVTFAGGHLWLGRLQRPLGARVRVRIHARDVSLALVEPTSSTILNILPARIQELREIEPAQVLVKLALGEAQDTTLLARITRLSANRLGLQVGLSVFAQVKTVALMD
- the modB gene encoding molybdate ABC transporter permease subunit is translated as MLLTDSDLQAIGLTVRLAGIVTLILLVVGTPIAWWLARTRHWSKGPLGAVVALPLVLPPSVLGFYLLLAMGPQGPVGHLTQALGIGLLPFTFWGLVVASAFYSLPFMVQPLQNAFESIGERPLEVAATLRASPLDAFFTVVVPLALPGFLTAAILTFAHTVGEFGVVLMIGGNLPGETRVASVQIYDHVEALEYAAAHRLAAVMLIFSFLVLLALYAWRPNTKKWS
- a CDS encoding sulfite exporter TauE/SafE family protein, with translation MAAASSQPIRTGQGFLAGGLIGTLGGLIGLGGAEFRLPVLVGWFGLPTLEAIIFNKAMSLVVVAVALVARLDSIPVGQMLTHAGVAINLLAGSLIGAWWAAGHAMTMSRRWLDRVVLVLLVGLALLLLSEAWLGLGDGAAVLVEAGWLRLLLGLAAGFGIGMVAALLGVAGGELLIPTIVLLYGLDIKLAGSLSLAVSLPTMLVGFARYSRADAFAVLGRERTLFGTMAAGSVLGALLGGLLLGWVPAHLLTTLLGAILLISAFKTFQHNH
- the modA gene encoding molybdate ABC transporter substrate-binding protein; the encoded protein is MRLTKTLLLATALLFSLSAQAEKLTIAAAADLKFAMDEIVTAFKQDHPADQIDVIYGSSGKFHTQIQQGAPYDLYFSADIAFPRALAEQGHAASEVKPYAVGRIVLWSPSLDAGQMTLESLTDPAITRVAIANPKHAPYGKRAEEALRSAGLWDKIEPKLVYGENIAHTAQFVQTGNAQVGIIALSLALNPEPADKGGYWLIPDDLHEPLEQGFIITERAANNALAKSFADYMSGPESRRIMTHYGFVLPGETIAP